In the genome of Myxococcus guangdongensis, the window CCCGGTCCAACACGTACGCCGTACCCCCACTCATGCCCGCCGCGAAGTTGCGGCCCGTGGGTCCCAGCACCACCACCACGCCGCCCGTCATGTACTCGCAGCCATGGTCGCCCACGCCCTCGACCACCGCCTGCGCGCCGCTGTTGCGCACCGCGAAGCGCTCACCCGCGAGCCCACGGAGGTACACCTCACCCGCCGTCGCGCCGTACAGCGCCGTGTTGCCCACCAGCACGTTCTCCTCGGCCACGAACCGGCTCGACTGATGCGGGTAGACGATGATGCGCCCACCCGACAGCCCCTTGCCCACGTAGTCGTTCGCGTCGCCCTCCAGCTCCAGCGTGACGCCGGACACCAGGAACGCACCGAAGCTCTGTCCCGCCGAGCCCTTCAGCCGCACGTGCAGCCGGCCATCCGGGAGCCCGCGCGCGCCATGTCGCCGCGCAATCTCGCCCGAGAGCATCGTCCCCACCGCGCGGTGCGTGTTGCTCACCGGCCGCGTCAGCAACATCGCCGGGCCACCCTCCAGCACGGCCTGCGCGTCACGCAGCAGCTCGTGGTCCAGGTGGTCCGACACATCCTTGGACCGAGCCTCGATGCAGTGCCGGGGCTCGCTCTCCGGCGCCGCGGGAGCCGCCAGCAGCGCGGACAGGTCCACCCGCCGCGCCTTCCAGTGGTCCACCGCCGCGCGCTGGCGCAAGAGGTCCACCCGACCCACCAGCTCCTCCAGCCGCCGCGCCCCCAGCTCCGCCATCTTCCGCCGCAGGTCCTCCGCGATGAGCAGGAAGAAGTTCACCACGTCCTCGGGCTTGCCCTGGAAGCGCTCGCGCAGCGCGCCGTCCTGCGTGGCGATGCCCGCCGAGCACGTGTTGAGGTGGCACTTGCGCAGCATCACGCAGCCCACGGCCACGAGGCTCGCGGTGGCCATGCCGAACTCCTCGGCCCCCAGGAGCGCGGCCACCAGCACGTCGCGCGCGGTGCGCAGACCTCCGTCCACCTGCACCCGGATGCGCGAGCGCAGCCCGTTGTGCACCAGCACCTGCTGCGTCTCCGCCAGCCCCAGCTCCCACGGCAGCCCCGCGTGGTGGATGCTCGAGATGGGGGACGCCCCCGTGCCGCCCTCGTAGCCCGAGACGACGACGCAGCCCGCGCCCGCCTTGGCCACGCCGGCGGCGATGGTGCCCACGCCCACCTCGCTCACCAGCTTCACGCTCACCCGCGCCGACGGGTTCGTGGACTGGAGGTCGTAGATGAGCTGCGCCAGGTCCTCGATGGAGTAGATGTCGTGGTGCGGAGGAGGGGAGATGAGCGTCACGCCCGGCGTGGACCACCGCACACGCGCGATGCGCTCATCCACCTTGTGGCCCGGGAGCTGGCCGCCCTCACCGGGCTTCGCACCCTGGGCGACCTTGATCTGCAGCTCGTCCGCGTTCACCAGATACTCGGTGGTGACGCCGAAGCGCGCGCTCGCCACCTGCTTGATGGCGCTGCGGCGCAGGTTGCCGTCCTCGTCCGGCGTGTAGCGACGCGACTCCTCGCCACCCTCGCCACTGTTCGAGCGCCCACCCAGTCGGTTCATCGCGATGGCCAGCGTCTCGTGGGCCTCCGCGCTGATGGAGCCGAACGACATGGCGCCCGTGACGAACCGACGCGCGAGCGACAGCGCCGACTCGACCTCGTCCAGCGGGACAGGGCGACAGCGCTCCGTCGAGACCTCCAACAGCCCGCGCAGGTTACAGTGCTCGTGCGTCTCGTCGTCCGCCAGCCGTGAGTACTCGGTGAACAGCGCCGCGTCGTTGCCGCGCACCGCCGCCTGGAGCTTCGCGATGGTGGCCGGGTTCCACTTGTGCCGCTCGCCCTGGCGTCGCCACCGGTACTGGCCTCCCAGGGGCAGCTCGCCCTCGGACGGCTCGAAGCCCCGGGCATGTCGCTCCGCCACCTCGCGGCCCAGCTCGGGCAGACCCACGCCCTCCACTCGCGAGGACGTGCCGGTGAAGTGCCGCTCGATGAGCCCGCGCTGGAGCCCCACCGCCTCGAAGAGCTGCGAGCCTCGGTAGGACTGGAGCGTGGAGATGCCCATCTTGGACATCACCTTCATCAGCCCTTCCTCCACCGCGTGGACGTAGCGGTCCTGCGCCTTCTCCGCGTCCACACCCAGCTCGCCCGAGTCCGCCAGCGAGCGCACCGTGTCCAGCGCCAGGTACGGATTCACCGCCGCCGCGCCGTAGCTGAAGAGGCAGGCGAAGTGGTGCACCTCCCGCGCCTCCGCCGTCTCCAGCAACAGGCCCGTGTACATGCGGATGCCGTCGCGCACCAGGCGCTGGTGCACCGCCGACATGGCCAGCAGCGCGGGAATCGCCGCGTGCGTGACGTCCACGCCTCTGTCGCTGAGGAGCAGGATGCTCGCGCCCGCGTCCACGGCGTCCACCGCCGCGGCGCACAGCTTCTCCACCGCGTCCTCCAGCGCGCCCTCGCCGCCCTCCAGCGGATAGAGCAGCGACAGGCGCCGCGTCTCGAACAGGCCCTCGCCCCGGATGCTCGCGAGCCGCGCGAGCTGTCCGTTCGTCAGGATGGGGCCGGGCAACGACAGCCGGTGGCACTGCTCCGGCGTCTCCTCGAAGGTGTTGCTCTCCGGGCCCAGCGCCGTGGCCAGCGTCATCACCAGCTTCTCTCGCAGCGGGTCGATGGGCGGGTTGGTCACCTGCGCGAAGAGCTGATGGAAGTACGAGAACAGGCTCGGGGCCTGGTCGCTGAGCACCGCGAGCGGCGTGTCCGTGCCCATGGAGCCCACCGGCTCCTTGCCCGTCTCCGCCATGGGCGTGAGCACCGTGCGGATGTCCTCCACCGTGTAGCCGAACGCCCCCTGCAGCCGCGTCAGCTCGTCACCGCGCAGCCGCTCCGGCGCGGCCA includes:
- the gltB gene encoding glutamate synthase large subunit, whose protein sequence is MTAILPGRYGLYEPETEHDACGVGFVAHLRGERSRGIVEDALELLNRLSHRAAAGKDPRTGDGAGILVQLPHRFFEHEAPGLGFELPPRRQYGVAQVFLPKEVDARAACEAALEEVVAEEGQRVLGWRDVPVAPEHLGPVALEAAPVIRQLFIARRRVVPSAFERKLYRIRKLTENRVQARGVDPKGRFHIASLSSETLIYKGLLLPADLPRFFVDLQHPEFVSALGLVHSRFSTNTFPTWELAQPFRFIAHNGEINTLRGNRNWMTARRGLLQTARLGGSLEPLWPIIVPGKSDSAQFDNMVELLYLGGRTLPHAMMMMIPEAWEGDALMSDEKRAFYEYSSALLEPWDGPAAIAFTDGQLIGATLDRNGLRPARYLVTEDDRIILASETGVIDVPPAQVRRKGRLTPGRMLLVDTTEGRILEDEEVKRDISSRWPYRKWLERNVFTFDDLPTVAAPERLRGDELTRLQGAFGYTVEDIRTVLTPMAETGKEPVGSMGTDTPLAVLSDQAPSLFSYFHQLFAQVTNPPIDPLREKLVMTLATALGPESNTFEETPEQCHRLSLPGPILTNGQLARLASIRGEGLFETRRLSLLYPLEGGEGALEDAVEKLCAAAVDAVDAGASILLLSDRGVDVTHAAIPALLAMSAVHQRLVRDGIRMYTGLLLETAEAREVHHFACLFSYGAAAVNPYLALDTVRSLADSGELGVDAEKAQDRYVHAVEEGLMKVMSKMGISTLQSYRGSQLFEAVGLQRGLIERHFTGTSSRVEGVGLPELGREVAERHARGFEPSEGELPLGGQYRWRRQGERHKWNPATIAKLQAAVRGNDAALFTEYSRLADDETHEHCNLRGLLEVSTERCRPVPLDEVESALSLARRFVTGAMSFGSISAEAHETLAIAMNRLGGRSNSGEGGEESRRYTPDEDGNLRRSAIKQVASARFGVTTEYLVNADELQIKVAQGAKPGEGGQLPGHKVDERIARVRWSTPGVTLISPPPHHDIYSIEDLAQLIYDLQSTNPSARVSVKLVSEVGVGTIAAGVAKAGAGCVVVSGYEGGTGASPISSIHHAGLPWELGLAETQQVLVHNGLRSRIRVQVDGGLRTARDVLVAALLGAEEFGMATASLVAVGCVMLRKCHLNTCSAGIATQDGALRERFQGKPEDVVNFFLLIAEDLRRKMAELGARRLEELVGRVDLLRQRAAVDHWKARRVDLSALLAAPAAPESEPRHCIEARSKDVSDHLDHELLRDAQAVLEGGPAMLLTRPVSNTHRAVGTMLSGEIARRHGARGLPDGRLHVRLKGSAGQSFGAFLVSGVTLELEGDANDYVGKGLSGGRIIVYPHQSSRFVAEENVLVGNTALYGATAGEVYLRGLAGERFAVRNSGAQAVVEGVGDHGCEYMTGGVVVVLGPTGRNFAAGMSGGTAYVLDREMAFRQRCNLEMVELESLVDESEIWLVHGMIERHLKHTHSSLARRVLDNWELMVPRFVKVMPTDYKRVLQARRAAKKPPETSVGAQLQHVVGGRG